The Chryseobacterium sp. G0186 genome includes the window ATGGGCGGTAACATCATTTAAGGTTTCAGTAAGATTATGAGCTCTTGCAATAATGCGGTTATTGGAAACAACCACACATCCGATGGGGACCTCATCTTTTTCCAGGGCATTTTCGGCTTCCTGCAGAGCCATTTTCATATAATATTCGTCAGTAAACATCTAATCTGTCATCGTTAAAGTTAAGGGAATTCTGAAGCGGAATCTTGCCGGATCACCTTTCACCACGGCAGGAGAGAATTTTTCAGAAATGGAGTATAATGCAATTTCAGCCTGTCTGTTAAAGGTAAAGTTATCCCCTTCTGCATGAACATTACTGACGCTTCCATCTTTCTCCACAATAAATACTACATCCGTTTTTACTGTTTTGGAATCAGAGTTCACACCATCTACATACAGCAGATTGGCTACTTCCTGTCTCAGGCTATTGATTCCGCCGGGATAATCGGCTACCTTTTCTATAGCAGTAGGTTTATCGGTAAGATGTTGAGAGAGGGCACCCGGTGTTTTTAAGATCTGAAGATCCTCAATATTTCTTACCTTCAGCAAAGCTCCGATTAAGGCTGTATTTTCAATGCTGTCCATCTTCTTCATAAAAAAGAGAAAATCACCTTTGATAGCTTGCTTTTTGAAAGTATTGTTTTCTGCATCAAATTTTTTCTTGAACTCTTTATTCAGCATACCTCTGTGCTGGTTGTAATAGTTTTTTACAAGCCGAAATTCCTCTTTCTGCTGTGATAAGCAAAATGAAGAAATAATACAGCAAATACAAATGAATAAAGTTCTCAATAAGGGTATATTTATGTAAATATAATCAAAAAATATGAAAATTATTTATCATCTGTTAGCTCTCAAGATATCGGTTTAATGATTCCTGAAGATGATTTCGGATGTCATCAACTAAACATTTCGGTTCCAGAACAGTAACTTCTTTTCCGTAGGAAAGAATCTCCTGCATAAAGTCATAGGTAGGGTGTAGGAAGAACTCAAAATAAATCTCTTCCGGTGTTTCCCTGGTCTCTTTTTGTGACTGGTGAAGCGGAAAACTTCTGATATATTCTCCCTGATGGCGGCTGCATTTTAATGTAATATTCTGAGGTTTTTGTTCAGCCAGATTCATCACTCCAAAAGCATTTTTAAAGTGCTCTCTGAAGTTGTAATTATATTTTTCACGGAATTTATTCTTACCCACATCCAGATAATTGATCCTATCCAGTCCAAATGACTTTAACACCTTATCCTTGGTATCAATGGCGATGAGGTACCATCTGTCTTTAGATTCTTTTAAAGCCAGAGGATGTACTTTTCGGGAAGTCATCAGTTTGTTTTTGTAGTTGTAATGCTCAAACGTAACCACTCTTTTGTTACGGATGGCAAAGAACAGATCATAAAAATTTTCTACTCCGGTAGGTTTTCGGCTTTCAAAAAAAATATAATTTGAAAAATCAGGATGAAGATTCAGGGCATTGCTCACCTGAAAGGATTCCAGTAGTTTCTGGTTATATTCATCCACTTCCATAATCGGGCGGCTCTCAATATAATAACGGTTGTCTCCTTTTTTCTTGTTATGAATAGAAAGATTGAAAAGATCAGAAATCTCACGGATATCCCTTTGCAAGGTACGGATAGAGTAGCTCTTGATCCCGGCATCCTGGAATTCAAAAGAGTTTAAAAGGTAATCCTCCAGCTGAGAATAGGTGGCCGGAGAACTTTCTAATCGTTTTATAATTAAGGCATATCTTGTCAGATAAAAATCTTTCTTCATGGTAAAATTTTGTAAAACAAATATATGCGCTTAATACGACAAAACGTGTCGTGTTTTATTTTTTGTGCAAAGTGTTCAACATACTTTTATTGATCAAAATATTCTTTTCCTTTTCTGTCTACCCATCCTTTTTTGCCATCAGGGGTTTCAAACCTTGCGAAAAATTCCTGATATTGAGTGAGTTTTTTATACTTTGGAACCTTTCCAATGTTAGGGTAGAATGTTGCTAAATTTCCCTTTTTTAAATAAAGATAAGATGTGAAATTTCGGATCTTATCAAATTCTAAGGGCAGAATATATACTTGTTCAAGCAATGACCAGAGACCATATTGATGATTCCCCTTTACAATAACAAAGTCCGGATCAAGATGTCCCCAGATATCTCCTGTATACCATCCTCTTTCAAACTCAATTTTCTTTTTATTGTTGATCAGTTTATAGAATGAAGCCCTTTCTGGCGGTCTTTGTTTAAAATATAGACTGTATAGAGAATCTGGTGTGAAAACCTTATGGTCGTTTTGAATAATTTTTTTGCCGATTATTGTATAGGATACATAGGTACTGTTTCCCAGCTCATCATTGGGAGGAAGAGGTAAATGAATTCTTTTTTTTGGTTTAATTGCTTGGCCATGACTGTCAATAAAATATACCTTACTGAAAGCATCCAGGATCTGCATTGCATTTGATGAATACAGATAATGGGATTTTACACCTGATTTTATAAGCTTTCCGTGTAAATCAAATACATTCCAGCTCTTATGAATTAAACCGGCTATAAAGTTACCTTTTATCACTAGCGAATCATATTTTTCAGGAATGACGTTTTTATCATTAATCTGTAACCCATATTGAGAAGTTTCGGTATTTTGGATAATTTCCATTTTCGATTGTTGGGCATAGCAAGCAGAGCAAAATAATAGGAAAACAAACAGAAATCTCATGGTTTTAGTTTTTAAAATTAATTAATATTGAGGAAATAGATCAGGTTCTACTCCAAAATTGACTGTAAAACTCTTTTTCTATTCTCAAGCAGTCGTCTTCTGAAATATTCGTTTTAGGGTTTTGATTTTTAATAATATGATGTACGAATGCCGGGTCTATTTTTATATGAGGATATTTTTTTAGATATTCAATGATATATTGGGGCCAGATCCAGCCTCCATCTGTATAGCATGTATAATAAGCAATAAATCCATCATCTTTATAATCATCTGTTCCAAATAAAGAATCCTTGGCATCTTCCACACATCCCATTAATGGAATCGCCATAACCCCATTTTGTAGATACTCTAAAACATGATCCCTATAAGGATTTACAGGAGCTTCATCCGTAATAAACTCATGAATGCTTTTCGAAATTGAATAATCATCATGTTCCTTTATAAAGCCGAAATATTTCATATTCTTGCTTGAATATAATTTTAAATGTAGTTCTTTCTATAGATTACGATAAAAATAAATAGAATAATTGATAAAAAAACAAGCCAGCGACTCTCAGTTTTACCTGAGGAGTTCGCGGGCATTGTAAGAGTCAGGATTTCATTAAAAAGAATTGCTTTATGATGAATTTTAGTGGTTTTGTGATGATTTTAAACACAGTTCTGGCTGTTCAGCATGTTGTGATGGTGATTTCAAAGTCTTTCTTCAGGATAAAATTTTGTAAGACAAATATATGCGCTTAATGCGACAAAACTTGTCGTGTTTTATTTTTTTGATACACTTATTGTGTAAGCTACCCAACTTTGTCTCCATTCTAAATGATAGATTGTTTCATTTTATACTTATACTCTTTAGGGCTTATATTTCCTAGTGCTTCATGTGGTCTGTTGTAATTATATTCTATCCACCATTGATTTGCTTTTTCTTCTGCATCCTGCAAGTTCTTAAAAACATACATATTAAGAAGTTCATCTCTACAGCTTTTATTCAGCCTTTCAATAAGGCTGTTCTGTGTTGGCTTTCCTGGCTATATGTATTGAATATGCACCTTATTTTCCTGCGCCCACAACTGAAGAGTTTTGGAGATAAATTCAGGGCCATTATCTACCCGTATTCGTTGTGGTTTCCGCCCCTGCTGTTTTAACTGATCCAAAACCCTTACAACTCTTGCAGAAGTAATACTGGTATCAACTTCCATAGAAAGTAATTCCCGATTATAGTCATCAGCAATATTTAATATCCTGAACCTTCTCCCATCATATAAACTATCGCTCATAAAATCCATACTCCAGCATTCATCAGACCTCAAAGGAATCTGGATATTCTCTTTAATACGGCTGGGTAACCTTTTTCTTATCCTTCTGCGGATACTCATTTTTAAGGCTACATAAACCCTGTGAACTCGTT containing:
- a CDS encoding helix-turn-helix transcriptional regulator; the encoded protein is MKKDFYLTRYALIIKRLESSPATYSQLEDYLLNSFEFQDAGIKSYSIRTLQRDIREISDLFNLSIHNKKKGDNRYYIESRPIMEVDEYNQKLLESFQVSNALNLHPDFSNYIFFESRKPTGVENFYDLFFAIRNKRVVTFEHYNYKNKLMTSRKVHPLALKESKDRWYLIAIDTKDKVLKSFGLDRINYLDVGKNKFREKYNYNFREHFKNAFGVMNLAEQKPQNITLKCSRHQGEYIRSFPLHQSQKETRETPEEIYFEFFLHPTYDFMQEILSYGKEVTVLEPKCLVDDIRNHLQESLNRYLES
- a CDS encoding integrase core domain-containing protein, which codes for MERLNKSCRDELLNMYVFKNLQDAEEKANQWWIEYNYNRPHEALGNISPKEYKYKMKQSII
- a CDS encoding energy transducer TonB, with the protein product MLNKEFKKKFDAENNTFKKQAIKGDFLFFMKKMDSIENTALIGALLKVRNIEDLQILKTPGALSQHLTDKPTAIEKVADYPGGINSLRQEVANLLYVDGVNSDSKTVKTDVVFIVEKDGSVSNVHAEGDNFTFNRQAEIALYSISEKFSPAVVKGDPARFRFRIPLTLTMTD
- a CDS encoding DDE-type integrase/transposase/recombinase, with the protein product MVKPSGLREIVNFIRHTYNLSERKSCLAIGISRRSYRYKSKKNDEELIFVLTQISEEHPGYGFWKLYHKIRNLGYGWNHKRVHRVYVALKMSIRRRIRKRLPSRIKENIQIPLRSDECWSMDFMSDSLYDGRRFRILNIADDYNRELLSMEVDTSITSARVVRVLDQLKQQGRKPQRIRVDNGPEFISKTLQLWAQENKVHIQYI